From the genome of Thermococcus stetteri, one region includes:
- a CDS encoding chromo domain-containing protein: protein MKGNRQLVGNIGLFYVCYELSKRGWNCLPTIRNAKGVDIVIYSQDGSRKYTIQVKSLSGRNAVPLSGGITVDFDFLIICRNVLDSPELFILTLEEVKREMNKRVNKKGEVSYWIEYKDYEKYKDAWDKIGEGF, encoded by the coding sequence ATGAAGGGAAATAGACAGTTAGTGGGAAATATTGGATTGTTTTATGTATGCTATGAGCTGTCTAAGAGAGGTTGGAACTGTTTACCTACAATACGGAACGCAAAAGGTGTTGATATTGTAATTTATAGCCAGGATGGAAGTAGAAAATACACGATTCAAGTGAAATCATTGAGCGGAAGAAATGCAGTACCTCTCTCAGGAGGGATAACTGTTGATTTTGACTTCCTTATCATTTGTCGAAACGTTTTAGACTCACCAGAACTCTTTATCCTGACTCTGGAGGAGGTAAAGAGGGAGATGAACAAGAGAGTCAACAAAAAGGGTGAGGTATCTTACTGGATAGAATACAAAGACTACGAAAAATATAAGGATGCTTGGGATAAAATTGGTGAGGGATTCTAA
- a CDS encoding restriction endonuclease subunit S: MLKFRWETEFRETEIGEIPKDWEVMKVNSIARVNEENINKNYPHKIIEYIDINSVEEGIILEKKLIPLESAPSRAKRVVKDKDILLSTVRPNLRHYAFIKKANSNTVASTGFAVIRSKNIEPRFLYFFLTTDYVTEFLTQIAEENASTYPAFTVDILENLSVAYPPPEEQTRIATVLSWFDDLIENKRRQNEILEKTAMAIFKSWFIDFEPFQDEEFVYSEELDMEMPEGWDVKPIGEAAEFTNGLSYKGSEKFSEYVDGAYVFITLNNINEGGGFKPEYAWIKSTRLKQRHFLKEGDLIFANTEQTKSGRLLGSPAFVIFPPEYGKDKGVYSHHITKVMPFSEEIKEYLYLIFRTYQKVIANTYHTGTGVWGFDLRNFKENYYIPVPPQPILERFHSLVEPLFQKILINEKEIMLLKKVRDTLLPQLVFGRLRVEEL; this comes from the coding sequence ATGCTAAAGTTCAGATGGGAAACTGAGTTCAGAGAGACGGAGATTGGAGAGATACCGAAGGATTGGGAGGTTATGAAAGTTAATAGTATTGCGAGGGTGAATGAGGAGAACATTAACAAGAATTACCCACATAAAATAATCGAATACATCGACATAAATTCCGTTGAGGAAGGTATAATTTTGGAGAAGAAATTGATACCTCTTGAATCCGCACCCAGTCGTGCCAAGAGAGTTGTAAAAGATAAAGATATATTGTTGTCTACTGTAAGACCAAATCTACGACATTATGCATTTATTAAGAAAGCAAACAGCAATACAGTTGCATCTACAGGTTTTGCTGTAATTAGGTCTAAAAACATTGAGCCAAGATTCCTTTATTTTTTCCTAACCACAGATTATGTTACTGAGTTTTTGACACAAATTGCGGAGGAAAACGCTTCAACTTATCCGGCATTTACAGTAGACATATTGGAAAATCTTAGTGTAGCCTACCCACCTCCAGAAGAACAAACCCGCATCGCCACTGTTCTTTCTTGGTTCGACGACCTGATAGAGAACAAACGCAGGCAGAACGAGATTTTGGAAAAAACAGCGATGGCGATATTCAAGAGCTGGTTTATCGACTTCGAGCCTTTTCAGGATGAGGAGTTCGTTTACAGCGAGGAGCTGGATATGGAGATGCCGGAGGGGTGGGATGTCAAGCCGATTGGAGAGGCTGCAGAGTTTACAAATGGTTTGTCGTATAAAGGAAGCGAGAAGTTTTCAGAGTATGTTGATGGGGCTTATGTTTTCATAACTTTAAATAATATCAACGAAGGAGGAGGATTTAAACCAGAGTATGCATGGATTAAGAGTACGAGATTGAAGCAGAGACACTTTTTGAAGGAGGGCGATTTAATTTTCGCGAATACCGAGCAAACTAAGAGCGGACGGCTTCTAGGAAGTCCAGCATTTGTTATATTCCCACCCGAGTATGGAAAAGATAAGGGTGTTTACTCTCATCACATAACTAAGGTCATGCCGTTCTCAGAGGAAATTAAAGAGTATTTGTACCTTATCTTCAGGACTTATCAAAAAGTGATTGCAAATACGTATCACACTGGAACGGGAGTATGGGGATTTGATTTAAGGAATTTCAAGGAGAATTATTACATCCCAGTTCCACCACAACCAATCCTCGAGCGCTTCCACTCTCTCGTAGAACCACTATTCCAGAAAATACTTATCAACGAAAAAGAGATTATGCTCCTGAAAAAGGTTCGCGATACACTCCTCCCGCAATTGGTGTTTGGAAGGTTGAGGGTGGAAGAGTTATGA